The following is a genomic window from Desulfuromonadales bacterium.
TCACCCACCCCTCCTCCTTGGCCATCAGGTCGAAAGAGGGGAGTTCGTTGACGTCGGTGGCGGTGGTGATCACCGCCTGCCCGCCGAGCAGCTCGGCGACGTCCCGGGTCAGCTCGTTGGCACCCCCCAGGTGGCCGGAAAGCAGGCTGATGGCAAAACTGCCCGCCTCGTCGACCACCACCACCGCCGGGTCCCGGTCCTTCGCCTGGAGGTGCGGGGCGATCACCCGGACGACGATCCCCGTAGCCATGATGAAAACGAAGCCCTGGTACTTCCGCCAGTTCGCGCGCACCAGCTCACGCAGCTCGCCGGCGAAGGGGCGCGCCGAGACTCCTGCCTCCGTGACGAACTTCTCCGCCACGAAGAGGTCGGCGTCGACGGCCATATTCTGCAGCCGCGCCCCGAGCCGGGCGCCGTTACGGGTGATGGCGATGATGGCGAGGTTCATAATCCCAACAAAATCTGTCTCACGCGAAGACGGGAAGAACGCGAAGTAAAATCAGTCTATTATCTAAAACAAGCATCACTTGATTGATAACCGTTTTGAGTCTTCGGATTTCTTCGCGCACTTCGCGGCTTCGCGTGAGTGGGCGTTTTCAAGTCCTGAAGCCGTGGGAAAACCCCCGATCGTAAAGCAGCGACTTCGCCTTCATTCCCTCGCGGCGGGCGGCGAGGACGTCGCCGACGAGGATCAGTGCTTGGCGGTCGATGCCGGCGGCGCGCACCTTTTCGGCGATATCGGCCAGCGTCCCCTCCACCAGCTGCTCGTCCGGCCAGGAAGCCTTCGCCACAACGGCAACCGGAGTCTCGGGGGTGTACGCTCCCTGCAGCAGCTCGGCCACCACCTTTTCGACCATCGAGACGGAAAGGTAGATGACCAGCGTCGCGCCGAGCCTGGCGATCTCCGAGAGTTTCTCCCGCTCGGGCACCGGCGTCCTGCCGGCGATGCGGGTGAGGATGACGGTCTGGGAGACCTCGGGGAGGGTCAGTTCCTGCCCGAGCGCCGCCGCCGCGGCGAAGGCGCTGGTGACGCCGGGGACAACGGCGTAGCCGATGCCGAGCCTGTCCAGTTCAGCCATCTGCTCCTGGATGGCGCCGTAGATCGCGGGGTCGCCGGTGTGCAGCCGCACCGCCTTCTTCCCCGCCGTCACCGCCTCCGCCAGCACCTTTGTGGTCTCCTCCAGCGTCATCCCGGCCGAGTCCCAGACCTGCGCCTGCGGCGCGTAGGTTCGCACCAGTTCCCGGTCGACCAGGCTGCCGGCATAGACCACCACGTCCGCCTCGCGCAGGAGCCGCGCGCCCTTCACCGTGATCAGCTCGGCATCGCCGGGACCGGCGCCGATGAAATGAACCTTAGACAAAAACGACCTCCGGCTTTCGCCTCAGAACTTCATTTTCTGACGATCACCAGCGACAGGTAATCGAGCTTCTTCCCCACCAGCGAGGCAAGGTCCGTAACCACTTCCTCCTCGCTCGACCCCACCCGGCGCACGAAGACCCCGTTTTTCTCCAGTCCCAGCTCGGCAAGAAGTCCGTACACCCGGTCGAAGACCCGGTGCACCTTCATCAGCACGACGGTGTCGAAATCGAGCAGGGTCCGGCGCAGCTGCGCCTCCTCGTAGGTGGCGGGAAGGACGGCGAGGCGGTCGGCGGCGAGGCCGAGAGGGACTCCGGCGGCGGCCGCGGCGGCGCCGACGCTGGTGATCCCGGGGACGATCTCGATGCCGATCTCCGGGTACCTCTCCCGGAAAATGCGATAGAGGTAGAGGAAGGTGGAGTAGAGGAAAGGGTCACCGATGGTGATGAAGGCGACTTCCTGCCCCGACCGGACCCGCTGCGCCACCTCGGCGGCGGTCTCCTCCCAGAAAGGCAGCAGTTCGCCTTCGTCCTTCTTCATCGGAAAGACCCGGGTCAGGACCTCCTGGCGGGTTCGGTCGAGAAACGGCTCGACGATGGCCAGGGCAACGCTTCCGGCATCGGCAGCGCTGGTGGGGGCGCAGATGACGGGAACGCTGCGCAGGATGCGCTCGGCCTTGCGGGTAAGCAGCTCCGGGTCGCCTGGACCAACGCCGACGGCATAAAGACGTGAAGACATTATTCCTTGACCGCCGCGATGATGTAGACCGGGTTGTAGGCCTCGAACATCTTGTAGTCGGTCAGCGGGCGGGTGCGGGCGATATTGACGGTGGTGACCTCCACCTGGTAGCCGGCGTTGTCGAAGTACTCGGTGGCGGCGGTCAGGGTATCGAGGGTGACGGCGTTGATGACCACCCGTCCTTCGGCCGGCAGGCGGAGGTCGACCGCCTCGAGGATTTCCCAGAGGTTGCCACCCGAGCCGCCGATGAAGACCCGGTCGGGATCGGGCAGGGTTTCCAGACACTCCGGCGCCTCCCCCTCGACCAGGGTGACGTGCCGGGCGTTGAACTTGTTGAGGTTTTCCTTGATGAACTCGATGCACTGGGGATTGCGCTCGACGGCGAAGATGCGGCCGTTGGGGAGCAGGTGATCGGCCTCGATGCTGACCGAGCCGGAGCCGGCGCCGAGGTCCCAGAGGGTCATGTCGTGGCGCAGCTTGAGTTTGGCCAGGGTCACCACCCGGATCTCCTCCTTGGTGATCAGCTTCTTGATCGAGGCGAACTCCTCGTCGGGGATGCC
Proteins encoded in this region:
- the cobM gene encoding precorrin-4 C(11)-methyltransferase, with the translated sequence MSKVHFIGAGPGDAELITVKGARLLREADVVVYAGSLVDRELVRTYAPQAQVWDSAGMTLEETTKVLAEAVTAGKKAVRLHTGDPAIYGAIQEQMAELDRLGIGYAVVPGVTSAFAAAAALGQELTLPEVSQTVILTRIAGRTPVPEREKLSEIARLGATLVIYLSVSMVEKVVAELLQGAYTPETPVAVVAKASWPDEQLVEGTLADIAEKVRAAGIDRQALILVGDVLAARREGMKAKSLLYDRGFSHGFRT
- the cobI gene encoding precorrin-2 C(20)-methyltransferase, with the protein product MSSRLYAVGVGPGDPELLTRKAERILRSVPVICAPTSAADAGSVALAIVEPFLDRTRQEVLTRVFPMKKDEGELLPFWEETAAEVAQRVRSGQEVAFITIGDPFLYSTFLYLYRIFRERYPEIGIEIVPGITSVGAAAAAAGVPLGLAADRLAVLPATYEEAQLRRTLLDFDTVVLMKVHRVFDRVYGLLAELGLEKNGVFVRRVGSSEEEVVTDLASLVGKKLDYLSLVIVRK